ACGCCGCCCTCGCGTTCCGCGCCGAACTCCTCCACGAAGACGGCCTCGTACTGCTTCATGAAATCGCTGGCGGCCTCGACGAACGTATGGCCGATTTCCCCGGCGTCCTGTCTGACCAGCTCTTCTATGTAGCGGTTGACACTCATGCCGCGGGCCGTGGCGCGCTCGCGGGCGGCCCGGGCCGTGCCCTCGTCGACGCGTACGTTCAGCTGGGTCTTCGCCATACCTCGACGCTAGCGCCGGGATGCTAGCAGCGGCAAGGGCGGACGGGAATCGAAAAGGGATGCGCGGTGTGCGCCCGGTCACACTACGCTCGGCCGGGCAGGGTCATCGGAACGTGGCCGGCAAGTCGTCGGTACGTGGTCGGCCCATCCGCTCGAGCGAGGAGGCAGCCTTGTCCACACCTGCTGCGGAGCACGCCCCCGGCCTGGCCTCGGCCGACGGGAGCGCGGCCCGCGCCCGCGGTCTGACCAAGGCGTACGGCTCGGGCGAGACCACGGTGCTCGCCCTGGACTCGGTGGACGTGAACATCGCGCGCGGCCGTTTCACCGCCGTCATGGGACCGTCCGGCTCCGGGAAGTCCACCCTGATGCACTGTCTGGCCGGCCTCGACACCGTCTCGGCCGGTCAGGTGTGGCTCGGCGACACCGAGATCACCGGGCTGAAGGAGCGGGAGCTGACCCGGCTCAGACGGGACCGGATCGGGTTCATGTTCCAGTCGTTCAACCTGATCCCGACGCTCAACGCGGCCGAGAACATCACCCTGCCCATGGACATCGCAGGTCAGAAGCACGACCAGAAGTGGCTGGACCAGGTGATCGACACCCTGGGCCTGCGGGACCGGCTCAAGCACCGGCCGTCGCAGTTGTCCGGCGGCCAGCAGCAGCGCGTGGCCTGCGCCCGGGCGCTCGCCTCCCGGCCCGAGCTGATCTTCGCCGACGAGCCGACCGGCAACCTGGACTCGCGGGCCGGCCTGGAGGTGCTCTCCTTCCTGCGCCAGGCCGTCGACGATCTCGGCCAGACCGTCGTCATGGTCACCCACGACCCGGGCGCCGCCGCCCACTCCGACCTGGTGCTCTTCCTCGCGGACGGGCGCATCGTGGACGAGATGGAACGGCCCACGGCGGAGGCGGTCCTCGAGCGAATGCGCCTTTTCTCTGGGGGAAACCCCCAGACCCCCGGCGTCGACGTCGCTCGCGCCCTCTTCGACGGCACCACCGGCACCACCGAGGGGGACTGACCCGGTGCTGAAGGCGACACTGCGAAGTTTTCTCGCGCACAAGGGCCGGCTGCTGCTGTCGGCGCTCGCCGTCGTCCTGTCGGTGGCTTTCGTCGCGGGCAGCCTGATCTTCTCCGACACGGTGACGCGTACCTTCGACCGGCTCTTCGCCTCCACGGCGGCGGACGTGACCGTCGAGCCCAGGGACGACCTGAACTCCAACGTGCCGAGCGGCGCCGTCCAGACCGTGCCCGCCTCCCTCGCCGGGCGGCTGGCCGACGTGGACGGCGTCGCGTCGGCCCATCCGGACGTCGGCGTGGAGAACATCACGATCGTCGACAGCGCGAACAGGTCCGTCGGACCGACCACCGGCGCGCCCACCATCGCCACCGACTGGTACCTCACCGACCGCAGCCCCGTGAAACTGACCTCCGGCCACGCCCCGCACGGCGCCGGACAGGCCATGCTCGACGCCGACACCGCCGACAAGAAACACGTGAAGATCGGCGACACCCTCACCGTGATGGCCCAACCGGGCACGTTCAAGGTGGAGATCGTCGGCATCGCCACCTTCACCACCACCAACCCCGGCGCGGCCCTGGTCTTCCTCGACCCCGAGACGGCCGCCGCGAAGCTCCTGGGCTCGGCGGACAGGGCCACGAGCATCTCCGTCGACGCGGCCGACGGCGTGAGCGACGCCGTCCTCAAGCAGCGCGTCGCCGCCGCGATCGGCAGCGGGCCGTACGACGTGAAGACCGCCGACGAGCAGGCGAAGTCGTCGGCGGAGTCCCTGGGCGGGTTCCTGGACGTGATCAAGTACGTGATGCTCGGCTTCGCCGGGATCTCCGTCCTGGTCGGCGTGTTCCTGATCGTCAACACGTTCTCGATGCTGATCGCCCAGCGCACCCGCGAACTGGGCCTGCTGCGCGCCCTGGGCGCCGACCGCCGTCAGGTGCGGCGCTCGGTGCTCACCGAGGCGGTGCTGCTCGGCGTCGTCGGGTCGACCCTCGGTCTCGCCGCCGGCATCGGGCTCGCGGCCGGGCTGATCAAGCTGATGAGCGCGTTCGGCATGAACCTGAAGACCACGGAGATGGTCGTCGGCTGGGCGACCCCGGTGTCGGCGTACGTCGTCGGCGTCGGCGTCACCTTCGTGGCGGCCTACCTCCCGGCCCGGCGCGCCGGAACCGTGTCGCCGATGGCGGCCCTGGCGGACGCGGACGTCGCCGGGGTGGGCCGGCCGCTGAAGGTGCGCGCGGTGGTGGGCGCGGTCGTCGGAGCACTCGGCGTGGCCGCGCTGGTGGGTTGCGTGAACTCCTCGAAGACGGCGTCGGCGGCCTCCCTGCTCGGCCTGGGCGTGGTTCTCACCCTCATCGCCACCGTCGTCGCGGGCCCGCTCCTGGTCCGCCCGGTGATCCGCGTCCTCGGCGGTGCCTTCCCCGTGCTGTTCGGCTCCGTCGGCCGGATGAGCCAGCGCAACGCCCTGCGCAACCCGCGCCGTACGGGCGCCACGGCGGCCGCGTTGATGGTGGGCCTCGCCCTGGTGGGCGGGATGTCGGTGGCGAGCGCCTCCATGTCGAAGTCCTTCGACGAGCAGATCGACAACACGCTGGGCGCCGACTTCGTCATCCAGAACGCCAACTTCACCCCGTTCTCCAAGGAGGTCACGGACGCGGTGCGGGGCACCGAGGGCGCCGGTCTCGTCGTACGGCAGCGGTTCGCGCCGATCGCCGTACGGCTGCCCGACGGCAAGCGGATCGAGACGACCGCCACCGGCTACGACGACCAGGTCGACGACGTCGCCCACATCACGTACGCCCAGGGGGACTCGGCGGCGGCGCTGGCCGACGGCGCCATCGGCATGGACGTCGACTTCGCGAAGGACCACGGCGTGCGGCTCGGCAGCGTGCTGCCGGTGGAGTTCCCCGGCGACCGGACGACGTCGCTGAAGGTCGCCGCACTCACCGACCAGGACGCCGCCGAGGGGTTCGGGACGCAGGGCGGCCTGTTCCTCGGGATCGCGACCGTCGAGAAGTACGTGCCCGGCGGGCAGGACTCCGCGCTGTACGTGAACGCGGGCTCCGGCACGACGGCCGACCAGTTGCGCCCCCGGCTGGACAAGACGCTCGACGCGTATCCGCAGGTGCAGGCCCGCGACCAGGCCGACTACAAGAAGCTGGTGCACGACCAGATCGCCGTCCTGCTGTACCTCGTGTACGCGCTGCTCGGGCTCGCGATCGTCATCGCGGTGCTCGGCGTGGTCAACACGCTGGCGCTGTCGGTGGTGGAGCGGACCCGGGAGATCGGGCTGCTGCGCGCCATCGGGCTGGGCCGACGGCAGTTGCGCCGGATGATCCGGCTGGAGTCGGTGGTGATCGCGGTGTTCGGCGCGGTGCTGGGGCTGGCGCTCGGGCTGGTGTGGGGCGTGTGCATTCAGCAGGTGCTGGAGTTGCAGGGCATGAAGGCCCTCGCCATCCCGTGGACCACGATCGTCGCGGTCGTCGTGGGCTCGGCGGTCGTCGGCGTCGTCGCGGCGCTGCTGCCGGCGCTGCGCGCCTCCCGCATGAACGTGCTGGCGGCGATCGCGCACGAGTGAGGGGGCGTGGCCGGTGAACACCCGGGATTCCCGACCGCCCGGGATTCCCGGCCGCCCGGATACTTGACCGTCCGGATACTCGTCCGTCCCGATACTTGACCGTCCGTCCGGATCCTGGAATTCCGCGCCGAGGCGCATCGCCAGTGATGGGATCGCCGCATGTCTGATCTGCGGATACGGGCCGCGACGCCCGACGACCTGGACACCGTCCTCGCCTTCTGGAAGGCCGCCGCCGAGGGTACGAGTATCAGCGACGACCGGAGCGGGGTGGAGCGGCTGGTCGCCCGGGACCCGGAGGCGTTGATCCTCGCCGAGCAGGGCGGTGAGCTGGTCGGGACGGTGATCGCCGGGTTCGACGGGTGGCGGTGTCATCTGTACCGGCTGGCGGTGCACCCGGAGCGGCGGCGTCGGGGCATCGGCTCGGCGCTGCTGACGGCCGCGGAGGAGCGGTTCGTGGGACTGGGCGGGCGCCGCGGGGACGCGATGGTGCTCACCCGCAACGACACGGCGCATCATGCCTGGAGCGCGGCGGGGTACGCGCCGGAGGAGAAGTGGCGGCGCTGGGTGAAGCCGCTCACGGACTGACCAGAGCCCGGAGCCCGGAGCCCACCAAGGGCTCCTTTGCCGATCCTTTACTATTGGGGGGCTGTGTGGATCACCCGCACAGCCCCGCCGACGCCACGCGACAACTTCACGCGGCGACTTCTTACGACGACTTCTTACGACGACTTCATGAAAGGTGTGAGCGTCCGCCCATGGGCGAGCCTCCCAGTACCCGTACGCGACATCGCGCGCTCCCTCCCTCCCTGCCCGATCATGGGACGGAGGTGACCCGATGAACGAAGTGCTGCTGCTCCTGGTGGCGATCCTGCTGTCGTTCGCGTGCGGCGCCTTCGTCGCCGCCGAGTTCTCGTTGACCACGGTCGAGCGCAGCGAACTGGAACGGGCGGTCGAGCGCGGCGAGCGCGGCGCGGCCGGGGCACTGAAGGCCGTACGGAACCTCACCTTCCAGCTCTCCGGCGCCCAGCTCGGCATCACCGTCACCAACCTGGTCGTCGGCATGCTGTCCGAGCCGTCGATCGCCAAGCTGATCGCCGGGCCGCTGGAGTCGCTCGGTCTGTCGGGCTCCACGTCGAGTTCCGTCGCCCTGGTGCTGGGTACGGCCCTGTCGACCGTGTTCCTGATGGTCGTCGGCGAACTCGTGCCCAAGAACTGGGCGATCTCCACCCCGCTGCCGGTCGCCAAGAAGGTGGGCAACGCGCAGCGCGGGTTCAGTGCCGCCTTCCGGCCCTTCATCAGCCACCTCAACAACACCGCGAACCGCATCGTGCGCCGCTTCGGCGTGGAGCCCACCGAGGAACTCGCCGCCGCGCGCGGCCCCCAGGAACTCGCCGCCCTGGCCCGGCACTCCGCCAAGCAGGGCGCCCTGGAGGCGGACACCGCGGAGCTGTTCGTGCGCACACTGAACCTCGCCGACCTGACCGCGGAGAACGTGATGACCCCGCGCGTCCAGGTCATCGCCCTGGACGCCGCGGCGACCTGCGAGGACGTGGCGAACGCGACCCGGGCGACGGGCCTGTCCCGGTTCCCGGTGTACCGCGGCAACCTCGACTCGGTGGTCGGCACCGCGCACATCAAGGACGCGCTGGCGATCCCGGCGGAGCGCCGCGCGCGCGTGCCCGTCTCGGAGGTCATGCGCGAACCCCTCCTCGTACCCGAGTCGCTGACCGTGGACCGGCTGCTGGACCGGCTGTCCGGCAAGCGGACGATGGCCGTGGTCATCGACGAGTACGGCGGCACGGCGGGCGTGGCGACGCTGGAGGACATCGTCGAGGAGGTCGTCGGCGAGGTCCGGGACGAGCACGACCCGCACGAGACGCCCGACCTGGCGCCCGCGGGCACGGACGACGACGGCCGCGCCCTGTACTCGGCCGACGGCGCCGCCCGCACCGACCGGCTCGCCCGGGTGGGCCTGCACGCCCCCGAGGGGCCGTACGAGACGCTCGCCGGTCTGGTCGCCACCGAGCTGGGCCGGATACCGGCCGAGGGCGACACCGTCGAGGTCGCCGGCTGGCGCCTGGACGTGGTGGACGCCTCCGGCCGCCGGGCCGCGCGCGTGCTGCTGCACGCGCCGCTCGCCACCCCGTCCGGGGACCAGGAACAGGAGGCCGGGAAGTGACCGCGGTCCAGTTGCTCGTCGCACTGGCGACCCTCGTCGTCAACGCGTTCTTCGTCGGCGCCGAGTTCGCGCTGATCTCCGTCCGCCGCTCCCAGATCGAGCCCTACGCCGAGCAGGGCGACCGGCGTGGCAAGAGCGTGCTGTGGGGGCTCCAGCACGTGTCCGCGCTGATGGCGGCGGCGCAGCTCGGCATCACGCTGTGCACGCTGGTCCTCGGTGTCGTCGCCGAACCGGCGATCGCGCACCTGCTGGAGCCGGTGTTCCACGCGGTGGGCGTGCCCGAGGGCGCAGGGCACGCGGTGTCGTTCGTGATCGCACTCGCCGTCGCCACCTACCTGCACATGCTGCTCGGCGAGATGGTGCCGAAGAACATCGCGCTCGCCGAGCCGGTGCGCAGCGCACTGCTGCTGGGTCCGCCGCTGGTCACCCTGGCCCGGGCGCTGCGCCCGGTGATCTTCACGGTCAACGCCTTCGCGAACGGCCTGCTGAAGCTGCTGCGGGTCGAGACGAAGGACGAGGTCGACGCGGCCTTCTCGGACGCCCAACTGGCCCAGATCGTGCGGGACGCCGGCGAGGCGGGCCTCATCGACGACCGAGCCCAGGAGCGGCTGCACGACGCCCTGGAGCTGGGCCGCCGCCCGGTGCGGGACGTCGTCCTGCCGCTGGAACGGGTCGTCTACGCGCGCGTGGGCATCACCCCGGAGGAGCTGGAGCGGCTGGCGGCCGAGTCCGGGTTCTCCCGCTTCCCGGTGGTGGACGAGGGGCGCCGGATCGTCGGCTACCTGCATGTGAAGGACGCCCTCGACGCCTCACCTCGGGACGAGCCGTTCCGGCTGCGGGACCTGCGGCCCATCGCGCGCGTGCGGGAAGCGACACCGCTGGACGACGTCCTCACCGCGATGCGGGGCAGCCGTACGCATCTGGCGGCCGCACTCGGCTCCGACGGGCGGCTGGCCGGCCTGGTGACCATGGAGGACGTGCTGCGGGAGCTGTTCGGACAGCAGGCGTGAGCCGGAGACAGGGCCAGGGCCGGGACGGGGACGGGGACGGGGACGGGGACGGGGACGGGGACGGAGCAGCGGGCGCCCGAGCGGTGACCGACCGCCGGGTATGAGACTCGGGCTACCATCTATCCGCCATGCAGACGAACCCCACACACACCAGCCCCGCGCACACCAGCCTGGTCGCGATCGGCGACTCCTTCACCGAGGGCATGTCGGACCTGCTGCCCGACGGCTCCTACCGGGGCTGGGCGGACCTCCTGGCCGCGCGGATGGCCGCGCGCACGCCAGGCTTCCGGTACGCCAACCTGGCCGTGCGCGGCAAGCTGATCAGCCAGATCGTCGACGAGCAGGTGCCGGTGGCGGCGGCGATGGGCGCCGACGTCATCACGCTGGTCGGCGGTCTCAACGACACCCTGCGCCCCAAGTGCGACATGGGCCGGGTGAAGGGCCTGCTGACGGAGGCCGTGGAGCGCCTGGCCCCGTCCTGCAAGCAGTTGGTGCTGATGCGCAGCCCGGGCCGGCAGGGGCCGGTGCTGGAACGGTTCCGGCCTCGTATGGAGGAACTGTTCGTGTGCGTGGAGGACCTGGCGGAGCGGCACGGCGCGCTCGTCGTCGACCTGTACGGCGCCCCGTCGCTCGCCGACCCGCGCCTGTGGGACGTCGACCGGCTCCACCTGTCGGCCGAGGGGCACCGCCGGGTCGCCGAGGCCGCCTGGCAGACCCTCGGCCACGCCCCCGAGGACACCGGGTGGCGCATACCGATACCGGCGACCCCGCCCCCGGACTGGACCGCCCGCCGCGTCGCGGACGCCCGCTTCGCCCGGCAGTACCTGCTCCCCTGGATCGGCCGCCGCCTCACCGGCCGCTCCTCCGGGGACGGCCGGACAGGCGCCCAGTTTAGCGCTGAGCTGGGCAAAGCCTTCTGGGTCACCCCTGTGGACCACACAGACCCCGGCCCTGTCATGGACTGGCGACGGGTTGGGCCCTGACCCGGAGCCTCGCCCGGCTGCCATGCACCGATTAAACGCGGGGTGCCGCCGCCCTCCCTGCACATGGCCCGCGGTTGTTGTTGCGGGACGTCATGGGTGAGCTCAGACCACTTGCCCCGGGAGAAGAGCCTCCAGTACGCGCGCCGCCATGCTGGCGTTGGCTTCGTCCTGGCACGCGAGGGCATCCTCCTCGACCAGATGCACCCGCTTCAGACCACCCGCTGGGCCGACGATGCCGAAGGCGCGGCCGATCTGGCGGTGCTGCTCGGCATCCCGATCACCGCGGCGGAGAGGCGTCCGTCCCACGGGAGGCAGTCATGAACGAACGCGACGTCCTGCTCAACGAGCTCGCGCAGGGGCTGCGCCCGATGTCAAGGGGCATCGAATGGTTCGACAGCCTCGGCCACGAAGAGCAGTCCGAGGTGCTGCTGTTCCTGCGCCATCACTGCGTCCAGGCGCGCCCCGTCGCAGAGGATGCACCGGAGAGCATCCGCCGTGCCGGGCTGCGCCCGACGCATACGCCCGCAGTGCTGATCTCACGAGGCCGAATGGACGAGCAACTGGGAAAGATCGCCGGTCTCGCGCCTCTCGACGAACGCCGCAAGGCGTTCAGGCTGCTGATCGCGGTGCTCACGATTGCCGACGCGCGGCGCCGCGAGCGCTTCTGCTCCGGCGGCTGCAATCACTGGTGGCACAGACTGTCCGTCGCCTGACAACCCAGCACCGCACTCCTGAAAGTCAGCGACAGGGCGGGGCATGTCGTTGACGACGGATCGGATCGGGACACCGCGTTCTGCCTGCGGTTGGGCCCATGTCGTCCGGGCCCGTTCATGCATGATGACGGGATGAACCATAGCGACCAGCGCTTCCACGTCATCGTGCTGTCGAACTTCGCGAAGGGGTTCGACAAGTACGCGTTCGCTTACGGCAAGGCGGGGATTCCCGAGAGTACCTATCCCGACCGGTTCCACCTGCTGACGCGTGCGGAGTTGGGAATCGGCATCGGCAAGGCGCGACGCCTGCTGGACCGTCTGGCCATTCCGGGTGACCGGCTGCTGGTGCTGGAAACCATGGTGGACCCCGACAAGTTGGTGCCCAACGTGTCGACCGGTCTCGGCATGGAACTGCACGAGGCTCGCATCCGGTTGTCAGCAGTCCACGAGCTCGACCAAGCGGGCGACGAGTTCACTCTGCGCCCGACAACCGTCGAGGATGCGATGGCGTCCTCCCTGCACCTGCACGGTTCGGCACTGCGTCGCTACGCCGACACGCGACCGCGCTCGGTTTCGCTTCTGCCGGTCGCCTCCGCCTGCCAGGCCCGGTGTTCGTTCTGCTTCTCCTCGGCTTCGATCTCCAGCGACCAAGCGCCGGCACGGGTTCCGTGGGACGCGGTCGCCCAGTGGCTGGAGCGCGCCCGTGCGGCGGGTGCCGAGCGTGCGGTGATCACCGGGGGCGGGGAGCCCACGCTCATACCGTTCGAACAGCAGGTGCGACTGGTGTCCGCCTGCTCGGCGGCCTTTCCGAAGGTCGTCCTGATCACCAACGCGCACACCCTGGCGAAAGGCCGGCACGCTGATCGGGCCGACCGCCTCGCAGCCCTGAGCGCCGCGGGCCTGAGCGTGCTGGCGGTCTCCCGGCACCATCAGGACGACGCCGTCAACGAGCGGCTGATGATGCTGCGCACGCCGGTGAGCTCTGTCGTCGACACCTGGCGCGTGGAACGTGACCGCTGGCCGGGGCTGCGGATGAGGTTGATCTGCGTGCTCCAGCACGGCGGCGTCGCCGACGCGGCCGAGGTCGCCGACTACCTTTCGTGGGCCGCGGCTCTCGGTGTCGAGGAAGTCTGCTTCAAAGAGCTCTACGTATCCACCAGCACTGAGTCGCTCTACTTCGACCGCGCCGCCAACGTCTGGAGCCGAGAGCACCAGGTTTCGCTGTCCATCGTCACCGGGTTCGCCGAGCAGCACGGTTTCGAACTGGCGAGCCGCCTGCCCTGGGGCGCGCCGGTCTACCACGGGAGTTGGGACGGGCGGCCGATGCGGATCGCCGCTTACACCGAGCCCAGCCTGCTCTGGGAACGCACCAGCGGGATCGCACGCAGCTGGAACGTCATGGCCGACGGACGCTGCTACGCCTCCCTGGAAGACCGGGCCAGCGAGATCGTGCCGGAAGGTGCGGCGGCATGAGGTTCGAGGAGTTCCAGGAATTCCGGCAGCGGCAACTCAGTGCCTCCTCGTCGCTTCTGGACGCCGCCGAGACCAACATGTACCGGGCGCTTGCTCCGGTGCGACCGGAACCGCCGACCGACATGAGTACGGTGCACCGGTGCGATCTCGCCCGTGCCTGGCTGCGGCGCTTCGAGCTGCTGGAAGAGTGGTCGGGCCACGCCATGGTCTGTCGAGGGGTCCGGCACGGGCTCGGTGTGGTGTTCGACTGGCTGCGCACTGTGCAGGCGCGGTTGTGGCTGCCCAGCGACGTGTACCCGGTGTACTTCGAGCTGGCCCGCGCCGCGGGCCTGGCGCCCGCGTCCTACCCGACGCTACCGGCGCCGGCCCTGCCGAGATCGCCGGCGGACGACCGGCCCGAATACCTGCTGCTCGCCAACCCCAGCAAGCCGCTCGGCCGTTACCTGTCCGATGCCGAGTGTGCCGCGGTGATTACGTGGTTGCGGGAATCACCACGCCGCCGCCTGCTGATCGACAGCGTCTACGACCTGGGAGCCCCGTTCGCTGCCGGCACCCGGCGATTGCTGGACACCGGTTGTGCGGTCCTGCTGCATTCGGTCACCAAGGGATGGCTGTGGCCACGCACGTTCGGAGTGGTCCTGCTGGGGCCGGCGCAAGCCGACTTGGCCGAAGCGTTCCGGGCGGATCCGCCGACGCCGGCTCAGCTGAGGCTCGCCGACCGCCTGCTGACCGAGCACAGCGACGTGCCCCGGCAGGTCGTCGACGAACTGGCCGCACGGGCTGAGCGGTTGTTCGAACGGTTGCCGGACGAGGTACTCGGGGCGATTCCCACGGCGAGCCGAACGTGTCCCGGCAACTATTTCTTCCCGGTTGAAATCCCGGCGGAGACGCTCCAGCGTGAGTGCGGCGTGCTCGCCATGCCGGTCAGCGTGTTCGGGGAGAGCCGTTGGCCCGGCTCCATCCTGACCAGCCTTGCTGACGCTTTCGGCCCGACGCCGACGGTGGCGCGATGAAGCCGCTGAAGGACCTGGCCGTATACGACGATGCGGACTTGTCTTGGGCCGGCCACCCTTGTACTTCGGATACAGGGACTCGAAGCCGTCGGCGTTGAAGTTGTGGATCACGTCCCGGACCCGGTCGTCGCGACTTCCGCACCAGCCCACTCCCGCCCTACTGAACGAGCGGCCCCAACTGGAGGAGACCAGCGGCAACCCCCATGACCGAATCGCCGAGTTCGAGTCGTACAGATCGACGTCGACGACGTCGTGGTCTTGGCGGTCCACCACCCCCCTCCAAGGAGCAGGCTCCGATGCGGCGGCGCCGGCGGGGGCTAGAAATTGGCCAAACGTGGGCACGCGGCTGTCCTTATTGGACTGACTCTGCTAGTTTGACGCATTCACGTCATATCGGACGTAGGGGGAGCAGATGGCATCTGTACGCATGTTGACCGCCGGCTTGGCGAGCGGCCTACTCGCACTAGCCGCCGTTGTGGTTCCAGCCAGCACAGCACAAGCCGCCCCGCTCGCTGACTCCTGCACCCAGAACTGGACCACGAGAATCAGTGAAGGACACGCCAGCGGTCAGTGGTGCAACTACAACACCAAGGTCAAGGGCACCGTGACCGACGACAGAGCCGACGGTCGCTGCCCGTTCGTCCGCGCCGGTCTGTCGGGCGGCGCGCACACCGACGGCCCATGGGTGGGTCCGAAGGGAGCTTAAAGTCCTTCACGCTCACCGCCCCGTCCGGACAGTACATCTCCTCGTTGTCCGTGAAATGGGTCTACTGCTGACCGCCCGCGTGTCAAGGCCGGTCAGCGGATCCCGGCGGGCAGCGACGCCGTCGGAGCACCCGGGACGTCTTGGCCAAGGGTGGCCAGAGCGAGCGACACGGGCAGCTGCGGCGATGACGAGTGCGCGACGGCTGCCACAAAGGCGCCGACGGCGGGCATGACGGATCTCCGTTCTTGCCTGTGCGGGCGGATATCAAGAGGGCGCACCCCAAGCTGTCCAGGCTGTGGTGGGGTACGCCCTCTTGATGTGTGCTCTTGCATCGCTCGGATTGAACTTCGGCGATCGGCCAGACCGTTCAGGGCCGGTGCAGACGATGTCCGGGTCCCGGTCACCGGTCAGCGCACCCCACGGGTCAGTGACAGGCGCCGTACATGGGCGTGGCGTAGACGCTGAACCACGCAGTCGGCGGTTTCCACAGCAGCGGCTCGGTGTCCTGCCACTGGTCGGGCGCGAGCTCCCACTCCCCCGTGGCCATCGCGTCGAACGCCTCCGTACGCACCGAGCGGTCGCCGGTCGGCCCAAGGCCGGCCCGGCCGCCAGGAGGGGAAGCAGAGCGGGAGTACCGCCCACCCTGCCGTCCCAGGTCGAGCCATCGCGACGGTCACCACCCGCATGGCCTACCGACTCGCGCCGCCGCGCCGACCGTCTCCTGACGTCGAAGCAACGGTTCCTTCAAAGGACCGGGAGGAGACGTCCATGTCACGCCGTGCCCCCATCGCAGGCATAGCCGCCGCAATCGTGTCGATCGCCCCACTGGCCGGGGTCGCCCACGCCCAGGACCTCGATTGCCGCGACTTCACCTTCCAGGAAGACGCCCAAGCTCTGTTCAACCAGGACCCCACCGACCCCAACCGGCTCGATGAGGACCAAGGCCCGGACGACGGCATCGCCTGCGAAGTGCTGCCCCACCGCACTACCGCCAACGCCACCACCGGCGTGCCCAACCCTACGGTTGTCACACCGACCCGCGGTGTACAAGGCGGCCTCGGCGGCGCGTCCGCCTCTGGCGCGTCCAGCTGGGACATCGGCCTCGGCGTCGGCCTCGCCGCCGGGGCGCTGACCGCTGCCGGCTACACGCTGCTCCGCCGCCGAAACCGACCCACCATATGACGAATAGCGGCGATTCGCCGGAGCCAGCGGGATGGTGCCCTTCCTCGGCTGCCCACCCCCGATCCGGATGACCATCTCCACCACGAACGCGATCGAGAGCTTGAGTTCCCGCTACTGGCGCTCGGTCAACGCCTGCGGGCGCTTCCCCAACGAGACGGCCGCTCTCAGGGGCGGTACGTGAGCTGATGTCGGTTTCGGTGCCGCCTGATCGTGTGGCTGTGGGAGCTCCTGGCCGGCCGACGGGTCTGTCCGTGTTGCAGTGGCAGGGTGCGCGAACGCAGGCCCTACAAGAGCGACTTGTCCAACGAACGCTGGGCACTGATCGAGCCGGTGACCACTGGATGGAAGGCCAAGCCTCCCAAGTCAAGGCGCGTCAGGCACGTCGTCCTGGCGTGGCCGGAAGGAGATCGGAGGCCGGCGCTCACCCCCGGCACGCACAGCAGTGCGGCAGGGGCTGGGCGCTTCGGCGGATACCTGCGCACCACCGCGCATGGCCTCAGGATGAACCGCCCCGGATATCGTGTCCGCTCTACGCGCTGACCACGCTGCCCTTGCCGTACG
The Streptomyces sp. NBC_01485 genome window above contains:
- a CDS encoding radical SAM protein; translated protein: MNHSDQRFHVIVLSNFAKGFDKYAFAYGKAGIPESTYPDRFHLLTRAELGIGIGKARRLLDRLAIPGDRLLVLETMVDPDKLVPNVSTGLGMELHEARIRLSAVHELDQAGDEFTLRPTTVEDAMASSLHLHGSALRRYADTRPRSVSLLPVASACQARCSFCFSSASISSDQAPARVPWDAVAQWLERARAAGAERAVITGGGEPTLIPFEQQVRLVSACSAAFPKVVLITNAHTLAKGRHADRADRLAALSAAGLSVLAVSRHHQDDAVNERLMMLRTPVSSVVDTWRVERDRWPGLRMRLICVLQHGGVADAAEVADYLSWAAALGVEEVCFKELYVSTSTESLYFDRAANVWSREHQVSLSIVTGFAEQHGFELASRLPWGAPVYHGSWDGRPMRIAAYTEPSLLWERTSGIARSWNVMADGRCYASLEDRASEIVPEGAAA
- a CDS encoding transposase, encoding MVPFLGCPPPIRMTISTTNAIESLSSRYWRSVNACGRFPNETAALRGGT
- a CDS encoding DUF5958 family protein — encoded protein: MNERDVLLNELAQGLRPMSRGIEWFDSLGHEEQSEVLLFLRHHCVQARPVAEDAPESIRRAGLRPTHTPAVLISRGRMDEQLGKIAGLAPLDERRKAFRLLIAVLTIADARRRERFCSGGCNHWWHRLSVA
- a CDS encoding SGNH/GDSL hydrolase family protein, producing MQTNPTHTSPAHTSLVAIGDSFTEGMSDLLPDGSYRGWADLLAARMAARTPGFRYANLAVRGKLISQIVDEQVPVAAAMGADVITLVGGLNDTLRPKCDMGRVKGLLTEAVERLAPSCKQLVLMRSPGRQGPVLERFRPRMEELFVCVEDLAERHGALVVDLYGAPSLADPRLWDVDRLHLSAEGHRRVAEAAWQTLGHAPEDTGWRIPIPATPPPDWTARRVADARFARQYLLPWIGRRLTGRSSGDGRTGAQFSAELGKAFWVTPVDHTDPGPVMDWRRVGP
- a CDS encoding aminotransferase class I/II-fold pyridoxal phosphate-dependent enzyme; translated protein: MRFEEFQEFRQRQLSASSSLLDAAETNMYRALAPVRPEPPTDMSTVHRCDLARAWLRRFELLEEWSGHAMVCRGVRHGLGVVFDWLRTVQARLWLPSDVYPVYFELARAAGLAPASYPTLPAPALPRSPADDRPEYLLLANPSKPLGRYLSDAECAAVITWLRESPRRRLLIDSVYDLGAPFAAGTRRLLDTGCAVLLHSVTKGWLWPRTFGVVLLGPAQADLAEAFRADPPTPAQLRLADRLLTEHSDVPRQVVDELAARAERLFERLPDEVLGAIPTASRTCPGNYFFPVEIPAETLQRECGVLAMPVSVFGESRWPGSILTSLADAFGPTPTVAR
- a CDS encoding excalibur calcium-binding protein, whose translation is MSRRAPIAGIAAAIVSIAPLAGVAHAQDLDCRDFTFQEDAQALFNQDPTDPNRLDEDQGPDDGIACEVLPHRTTANATTGVPNPTVVTPTRGVQGGLGGASASGASSWDIGLGVGLAAGALTAAGYTLLRRRNRPTI